In Flavobacterium sp. GSB-24, the genomic window TCCTTTAATTTAAATACTCTTTTAAGTATTTAAGGCATTTACTTTTTTAGTTTTAATCTTGTTTTCTTATATCAGCCGAATGTTTAAATTGGATCATTAGCTGTTTTATCGATACAATTTTTAGCATCTGTCACTTGGATGTTATAATCTTTTCCCTCTAAATTTCTTAAGTAATATTTTCCGTTATTAACTTCGGCCGAAATCTCATTTCCGTCTTTATAAAAATGAAAAGGTCCATTACCACTATTAATAGTAATTTCTATAAAACCATCATTACCTCCATTGCATGATGGTTTTTGCTGATTTGTTATTTCAAATGATAATTTTGGTGGATCTAAATATTTGAAAGGAGTACTGGCGCTTTGTAACGATCCAGTATTGGCTCCGTACCTTCTTGTTTGATATTTAACATTGTAAGTTTCACCATGCTCTAGTGTTCCAGGATTGATAAAAGTGTATTTATACTTATTATAATCCGAATCTAAAGTAAGAGAGCTTATTATCTCAGTATTTTGAAAATGTGGAGTTGTTTTAGTTGGATCTGTATTTACCACATACATAATGCTAATATCTTCTCCAGAATAAAAGTTTCGATCAAAAAAGACATCAATTTTTTCAATATTTTCACCATTACATTTAGGCGCTGCATATGTCACATTTTCTGCAATAGGAGCGCAAGGCGAATAGGTTATTGCCAGTGGATTGGTATCTCCGTAAGCAAGCTTAAAATAGATAACTTTATTAAAATAATTAGTATGATTATTACCAAGTAACTGTTGAATTGAAAATGTCGTTGTTGAAATATCATTGGTTCGATTTCCGTTAATAAATGTAGGAACGTCTACCCAAGTTTGTTTGTTATCTAATGAGTATACCCAATGATAAACTTCGGCTGGAAAATCTGGAGCATTATTTGGTAATAATTCGGTAGGAAAAGCAGCTAATCCTAACTGAAATCCAGCACATATTTCATTTGGACTAGCAGTATCAAGATTTTTAATAAATACATTTGGGACAAAATTATCAACAGCAAACCTTTGAGTTGCTGAACATCCCCATAATGTGACATTTCTATTTTTAATTAAATTCATTAGAGTTAATGTCTGCTTATCATTACAATTGGCATTGCATCCATCATTAAGCATAAACTCAAATGAAGTGTAATTTTTTTTAAGAGTAAATGCCCTATTATTAAAATTAGCTGGATAAGTTCCATAAGTGACACCATCATAAATACTTACATTGTCAGCTTTCATATAAGCTCCGTGAGCTCCATAGTTACAAAGTGTGCCTTGAGCACTGTATGCCAAAACAAACGAATAAGTTTGCGCAAAACTTTTCGGAATAGAAATAAGAAAAAGTAAAATGAATATCTTTTTCATTCAATTAAAATTTAACGGTGTAAAAATCCATTTTAGACATTCTTCCATCTTTAAAAAGAGCTCGTATTCCGTATTTATAAGTGGTATTAATCGTAAGCGTTGGATCAGATAATTTTCTAGTTTCAGGCTTTACCATTTGAATCAGCTGCATTGGTTCTGCATTGGTTGCTTTATAAATTTCAAAGCTTTCTATACCGGTTTCATCATAGCTCCAAGATAAGTCGATACTTTTTGTAGTAGTATTGGCTTGTGCGTAGAAACCTTTTACAGCTGGTTTTACGGTATATTTGGGAACAAAGAATGCAACTTCTGGTGAGGGATTTGAAACTAATCCGCTTTCATCTTTAGCAAAAATGGCATATCTGTAAGTTGCACCTTCAATCGTTTTTTTATCTTGATAAGACTCTGACTTATCAATACCGCTCCATATTAATTCCCATTTTTCCTGATCATTTTCTTTTCTATAAAGCTGATGAGATTTTACATCCTCACTTTGGCTGTTTGCCCATTCTAAAAACACGGCGCCGTCTTTAATTTCATATTTGGTAAAAACAGGCGAAGCAGGAGGTATAATATCTGGCTTTTTCACAATTAATGTTTCAGAGAAAGGAGACATATTATAGCGGTAATCGACAGCGATAATTCTATAATATACTTTGCTATTTAAACTTTTAAGAATTACTTTATCTTCAAAAGTATTTTTCTCATGCGGACTCACTGTCAGCTGACTAAATTCTTCTTCAGCAGTATTTCCTTTATAAATACGATATCCTAAAAGATCTTTTTCTTTGTTTGGAGTCCAAGATATTTTTACAACTCCTAAGGAATCAATAGTTGCTTTTAAACCAATTGGTTTTGCTGGCGGAATTGAATCGACAGGCTGAACCAGCATAGGAAAGGAGGTACGGCTGTTTCCATTTTTTCCAACAGCTGTTATCGTAAAATAATTTGTAGCAAGCAGCTTATTATAAGTTACAGTACGATCCTTAGCAGGAATGTTTTTGACTACCTTGGTGTATTTGTCATCGTCATAATCGGAACGATTAAGCTCAAATCCAGAGATTTCATTATTGCCTTCTTCTGGAAATTCCCAAGTTAAAGTGACTGTCGAATCGTCTTTAAAGTCTTTTACCGTCAAATGTGGGACATATTTCAATAAAGCTTTTCCTTTACCAGAAACTACATCAGAATAAGGGCCTAATTCCCCAAACGGAGAAATACCTTGAATACGATAATGGTAAGACGTATTATTAGCAATAGAATCAACATAAAAGATTCTGTTATTATTTGCGTTTTCTTGACTTAAACTGGTGTACGGTTTATCTGTAAGTCGTTTATAATTAACCTTATCAGTAGACCGTTCTATGTAATAACTTCCATAAACATGAGCTAAAATTTTAAAATTCCAGCTTAACATGGTACTGTTGTCTGTAAAATGAGCACTAAGATCCATTGGTTTTGGCAGTGGTTCATATTCTTTTAAACTTACAAATACACCACCATAAACGATGCTCAATTCTTGTTCAGGAACATTCGAAGAGATTCGGTAAGCATATTTTTCGTTTTGTTTTACATCTTTATCTTCAAAACCTAAACCTGCTTTTTTAGCAACTTCAAAATCTTTATCAGCTGTATATAAAGCAAAAGTAAAACGTTGTTCTGCTTCTTCAGACAGATTTACTATCGATTCTAAATTGTCTGTTCCAGTTACACTGAAACTTTCGCCATAAATAGCCTGAGCTAAAATTGCAGCATTATCATTTTCATCAATTAATTTTTCCCAGGTTTCTACAGGTTGAGGTTTATAAGCTTGTGCTAACACAACACGTTCTGGTTTTGCCAGCGTTTTATTATCTCTTGTAACTGTAAATCTTTCTATTAAATAACCGTATGCGTTTAATTTTTTCCAAGCAATTGGAGTATTTACAGCCCAGCGCAATAAAATGCGGTCTTTTTGAACTCTAGCTATTACTTGGATTTCGTTCTTTTTTTCTATGTCGTTGTTTTCCTTAGAATTGTTTTGAGCAATTCCAGAAAAAGTGAAAATTAAAAAAAGGATAAAGAAAAATTTGAACTTCATTATTAAATTGATTTATTGAATGTGAATATAGAACTGCTTCCTAATTGTCCTCCTGGAAGAGTGTAATTCAGTTTTATGTTATATTGACCTTGTTTGATGTACGGGAACTTACCATTTATGATATAATCATACTTCGAAATCATTTGCTGGTTTAAAGTGTTTAAGTACTTATTTACTACCTTATATCTTAAATTGACAAAATCTGTTTTATAGTAAAATGGCAGATTATATCGATAAGGCAGATACTCTTTTAGCATATAACTTGTCGGATTATTAATGATATAATCTTGATACCAAGCCAATGTTTCTACACCTTTTGTAGGCGGAACACCAAGAGTTGTTGTGCTTCTGTCAAATTGTAAATCTGTCTCTAATGGATATCCTTGATATACTAATGGGAAAATCTCATTTTTGTAATAACTGTCATCTAATATTGCTTCAACATTTATCAAAGGGACATTCATCGTTTTAGCATTACCAATAATTTCGATTTCATCAAAAGGCTCAGTAGAGCTGTTTAATGATTGTAAAGCATGAACATCAGAATAAATAATTTCTGTCAACGTTTGTTTAGGTTTTTTAGCAGCCATTTTTTCTGAGAAACTGTTGTACTGACTTGTATTGAAATTATATTGTAATAATTCTACACCTTGTCCGCCGGTAACAACTTCTCCCAGTTTGTTGTCTTTTACAGTAAGACTTGCATCTTCACCTAAATCCTGTGTCGTATAACTTTCTTTTAAATTACTGTTTGCATCAGTTTTTGTTTCAAGTGTCATTAATGAAATATTATACGGCTTAGATGTCTGTAAAACAGGTAAATCTATACTCACTTTCTTAAGAGTTGTATTGTATGTAATTGCTCCAGTATTTGAGTTTGTTCCCGTTTTATAAAATGCTTTTTGCGATTGTCCCTCTTTTAATTCAAACAAATAAGTCTGACCTTGTTTTAAAACAACATAAGCCTGTTTCGATTCGTTTTGATAAACATATTTCTGATCCATTACCGGATAACAATAAGCAATATTCGTCAACGGAATATAGTTTGGAGCAAGTCCTGTAGTGAAATTTCTAACTTCAGTTTCAGTAGCTATTTGTCCATCATCATAAACCGTTTTCCAAGTTCCATTTACATATTCCTGAAAACTTATTTTTACTGTAGAGGTAAGGTTTGAATTTTGAGGCAATACTTCAGAAGGCGTAAAACTTAACAAATCTTTTGTTGGATTCCATGTTATATCTCCAACAATGGCAACACCATCTTTTTTAATACTGTATTCTTCTAATTTCAGTTTATATGTTTTTACACCAGAATCTTCTTCCAATGTGAAACTTTTTTCAATAGGCATATTAAATCCAACCTGTGGAACAGCAAATACGCTGACATCTTTTGCACCTTCGGCAGGAGTGATATCTGCAATTGTTTTTAGACCGCCTAATGGAGCATCATTAACAAATTCACATTGTTTTCCAAACTCTAGTTTAAATCTGAAACTTCCTTTAACGGCTCCTCCTAATAAACTAAAATTTCCTGCTAAATAACCTCGAATCCAGACGGGGTTAGGTAATTTGGCCTGCAATAGAACGGCTCCACCTCCTTTTATAATGGATATTTTCTTTTTAATCATGAATAATTTAATCTTGATTCCGAGCTCGCCCTGCAGATAAGCATAAGACTGCCCATTAGCATACCAGCCATTTAAACCAATTTGTCCAGAACCCTTACATTGTGCTTCGCCATAATCTTTTACCATGATGTCAAATCCAAAACCACATTGGAAGTTTGCATAAAAGATTAAGAAAGTGATATCTCCAGTTTTTAAACTAAAATCAGAACCAAAAGCAAAACCTTTACCCGAAGCTACACTATTTTCATCTCGCATATAATCAAGCGAATCTGCGCTGACTCCAAGAATTTGAGCAACAATAGCAGGTGGAGGAGGACTGCCAGGAATATCATCACCAATCATGAAATATCCTCCAGCTTCAACTTCAAGAGAAGCTATGGCTAATTTTATCCCCAATCGGTCTGTTGGCGTCCCCATTCTA contains:
- a CDS encoding SprB repeat-containing protein, with protein sequence MKKIFILLFLISIPKSFAQTYSFVLAYSAQGTLCNYGAHGAYMKADNVSIYDGVTYGTYPANFNNRAFTLKKNYTSFEFMLNDGCNANCNDKQTLTLMNLIKNRNVTLWGCSATQRFAVDNFVPNVFIKNLDTASPNEICAGFQLGLAAFPTELLPNNAPDFPAEVYHWVYSLDNKQTWVDVPTFINGNRTNDISTTTFSIQQLLGNNHTNYFNKVIYFKLAYGDTNPLAITYSPCAPIAENVTYAAPKCNGENIEKIDVFFDRNFYSGEDISIMYVVNTDPTKTTPHFQNTEIISSLTLDSDYNKYKYTFINPGTLEHGETYNVKYQTRRYGANTGSLQSASTPFKYLDPPKLSFEITNQQKPSCNGGNDGFIEITINSGNGPFHFYKDGNEISAEVNNGKYYLRNLEGKDYNIQVTDAKNCIDKTANDPI